One Ricinus communis isolate WT05 ecotype wild-type chromosome 1, ASM1957865v1, whole genome shotgun sequence DNA window includes the following coding sequences:
- the LOC8270384 gene encoding NLR family CARD domain-containing protein 3 isoform X1, whose amino-acid sequence MGSISTHSLYFHPKISLRLQSEPRVHGGLLSFPNTIATSFTTTTTSRRRNFLRFRSLTVRAAADGGSRRAASGRRVYRQSQGESALPNAPVQQIASVVMPAGAFLVVTFVLWKLVEKMMMPKPKRAAIVENKSPSKGMNWSFAAGSNLFPGLTAKIDRESKQKLNEFAKELRSFSIVDMSGCNFGDEGLFFLAESIAYNQTLEEVSFAANGITAEGVKAFDRVLQSNIVLKTLNLSGNPIGDDGAKSLSDILADNAGIEKLQLNSTDLGDEGAKAIADLLKKNPNLRVIELNNNMIDYSGFTSLAGSFLENATLRSIYLNGNYGGALGANALSKGIEGNKALRELHLQGNSIGDEGVRALMSGLSSSKAKLTHLDIGNNSLSAKGAFHVAEYIKKSKSLFWMNMYMNDIGDEGAEKIADALKQNRSLANIDLGGNNIHAKGISEIAQVLKDNSIITTLEVGYNPIGPDGTKALSEVLKFHGNVKALKLGWCQIGAKGAEDIADTLKYNNTISILDLRGNGLRDEGAICLARSLKVVNEVLTELDLGFNEIRDDGAFAIAQALKANEDVKITSLNLANNFLTKFGQSALSDARDHVYEMNEKEVNIVF is encoded by the exons ATGGGCTCCATTTCCACTCACTCTCTCTACTTCCATCCTAAG ATCTCACTTAGGCTACAATCTGAACCTCGTGTTCATGGCGGGCTTTTGTCGTTCCCAAATACTATTGCGACGTCGtttactactactactacgaGTAGAcgaagaaattttttaaggtTTAGGAGCTTGACTGTGAGAGCGGCGGCGGATGGAGGCTCTCGACGGGCTGCGAGCGGCCGGAGAGTGTACAGGCAGTCTCAGGGAGAGAGTGCGTTGCCTAACGCTCCTGTTCAGCAAATTGCATCCGTTGTTATGCCAGCTGGCGCTTTTCTTGTTGTTACTTTCG TTTTGTGGAAATTGGTGGAGAAAATGATGATGCCAAAGCCAAAACGGGCAGCAATAGTGGAAAACAAATCACCCTCAAAAGGAATGAATTGGTCTTTTGCGGCTGGAAGTAATTTATTTCCCGGTTTAACTGCTAAGATTGACAGAGAATCCAAGCAGAAGCTCAATGAATTTGCTAAAGAACTTAGATCCTTTAGCATTGTTGACATGTCAG GGTGTAACTTTGGAGATGAAGGGCTATTTTTTCTTGCTGAAAGCATAGCATACAATCAG ACTCTAGAGGAAGTGAGTTTTGCTGCAAATGGAATAACTGCAGAAGGAGTAAAAGCCTTTGATCGGGTTCTCCAATCAAACATTGTGCTGAAGACACTAAACTTGTCTGGAAACCCTATAGGAGATGACGGAGCTAAG AGTTTATCTGATATATTAGCGGATAATGCTGGCATTGAAAAGCTCCAGCTGAACAGTACCGACTTGGGTGATGAG GGTGCAAAGGCTATTGCAGActtgttaaagaaaaatccaaaCCTGCGTGTGATTGAACTCAACAACAACATGATTGATTATTCT GGTTTTACAAGTCTTGCTGGATCATTTTTGGAAAATGCAACTTTGCGAAGTATATATCTCAA TGGCAACTATGGCGGTGCTTTGGGGGCTAATGCTTTGTCTAAAGGAATTGAGGGGAATAAAGCTTTACGG GAACTTCACTTGCAAGGAAATTCTATTGGAGACGAAGGAGTTCGTGCTTTGATGTCAGGCTTATCATCCAGTAAAG ctaaaCTTACCCATCTGGATATTGGCAACAACTCACTTAGTGCAAAGGGAGCCTTTCATGTTGCTgaatatattaagaaaagcAAGAGTTTGTTCTGGATGAATATGTACATGAATGACATAGGTGATGAG GGTGCTGAAAAGATTGCGGACGCTCTAAAGCAGAACCGGAGTTTGGCAAACATAGACCTG GGGGGAAATAACATACATGCCAAGGGGATAAGTGAAATAGCTCAAGTGTTGAAAGATAACTCCATCATTACAACA TTGGAAGTTGGTTATAATCCTATTGGACCTGATGGAACCAAAGCATTGTCTGAAGTTCTTAAGTTTCATGGAAACGTAAAAGCATTAAAGCTTGGTTGGTGCCAG ATAGGAGCAAAAGGCGCAGAGGACATTGCAGATACTTTGAAATACAATAACACCATATCTATTCTAGACTTGCGAGGAAATGGACTTAGAGATGAA GGTGCAATTTGCCTGGCTCGCAGTTTGAAAGTGGTCAATGAAGTTCTCACTGAGCTTGACTTAGGATTCAATGAAATAAGA GATGATGGGGCTTTTGCTATTGCCCAAGCACTCAAGGCTAATGAAGATGTGAAAATTACCTCTTTAAACCTTGCAAACAACTTCCTCACAAAATTTGGTCAG AGTGCTCTCTCTGATGCAAGAGACCATGTATACGAGATGAACGAGAAGGAAGTGAACATTGTTTTCTAG
- the LOC8270384 gene encoding NLR family CARD domain-containing protein 3 isoform X2, with translation MEALDGLRAAGECTGSLRERVRCLTLLFSKLHPLLCQLALFLLLLSLTVLWKLVEKMMMPKPKRAAIVENKSPSKGMNWSFAAGSNLFPGLTAKIDRESKQKLNEFAKELRSFSIVDMSGCNFGDEGLFFLAESIAYNQTLEEVSFAANGITAEGVKAFDRVLQSNIVLKTLNLSGNPIGDDGAKSLSDILADNAGIEKLQLNSTDLGDEGAKAIADLLKKNPNLRVIELNNNMIDYSGFTSLAGSFLENATLRSIYLNGNYGGALGANALSKGIEGNKALRELHLQGNSIGDEGVRALMSGLSSSKAKLTHLDIGNNSLSAKGAFHVAEYIKKSKSLFWMNMYMNDIGDEGAEKIADALKQNRSLANIDLGGNNIHAKGISEIAQVLKDNSIITTLEVGYNPIGPDGTKALSEVLKFHGNVKALKLGWCQIGAKGAEDIADTLKYNNTISILDLRGNGLRDEGAICLARSLKVVNEVLTELDLGFNEIRDDGAFAIAQALKANEDVKITSLNLANNFLTKFGQSALSDARDHVYEMNEKEVNIVF, from the exons ATGGAGGCTCTCGACGGGCTGCGAGCGGCCGGAGAGTGTACAGGCAGTCTCAGGGAGAGAGTGCGTTGCCTAACGCTCCTGTTCAGCAAATTGCATCCGTTGTTATGCCAGCTGGCGCTTTTCTTGTTGTTACTTTCG CTGACAGTTTTGTGGAAATTGGTGGAGAAAATGATGATGCCAAAGCCAAAACGGGCAGCAATAGTGGAAAACAAATCACCCTCAAAAGGAATGAATTGGTCTTTTGCGGCTGGAAGTAATTTATTTCCCGGTTTAACTGCTAAGATTGACAGAGAATCCAAGCAGAAGCTCAATGAATTTGCTAAAGAACTTAGATCCTTTAGCATTGTTGACATGTCAG GGTGTAACTTTGGAGATGAAGGGCTATTTTTTCTTGCTGAAAGCATAGCATACAATCAG ACTCTAGAGGAAGTGAGTTTTGCTGCAAATGGAATAACTGCAGAAGGAGTAAAAGCCTTTGATCGGGTTCTCCAATCAAACATTGTGCTGAAGACACTAAACTTGTCTGGAAACCCTATAGGAGATGACGGAGCTAAG AGTTTATCTGATATATTAGCGGATAATGCTGGCATTGAAAAGCTCCAGCTGAACAGTACCGACTTGGGTGATGAG GGTGCAAAGGCTATTGCAGActtgttaaagaaaaatccaaaCCTGCGTGTGATTGAACTCAACAACAACATGATTGATTATTCT GGTTTTACAAGTCTTGCTGGATCATTTTTGGAAAATGCAACTTTGCGAAGTATATATCTCAA TGGCAACTATGGCGGTGCTTTGGGGGCTAATGCTTTGTCTAAAGGAATTGAGGGGAATAAAGCTTTACGG GAACTTCACTTGCAAGGAAATTCTATTGGAGACGAAGGAGTTCGTGCTTTGATGTCAGGCTTATCATCCAGTAAAG ctaaaCTTACCCATCTGGATATTGGCAACAACTCACTTAGTGCAAAGGGAGCCTTTCATGTTGCTgaatatattaagaaaagcAAGAGTTTGTTCTGGATGAATATGTACATGAATGACATAGGTGATGAG GGTGCTGAAAAGATTGCGGACGCTCTAAAGCAGAACCGGAGTTTGGCAAACATAGACCTG GGGGGAAATAACATACATGCCAAGGGGATAAGTGAAATAGCTCAAGTGTTGAAAGATAACTCCATCATTACAACA TTGGAAGTTGGTTATAATCCTATTGGACCTGATGGAACCAAAGCATTGTCTGAAGTTCTTAAGTTTCATGGAAACGTAAAAGCATTAAAGCTTGGTTGGTGCCAG ATAGGAGCAAAAGGCGCAGAGGACATTGCAGATACTTTGAAATACAATAACACCATATCTATTCTAGACTTGCGAGGAAATGGACTTAGAGATGAA GGTGCAATTTGCCTGGCTCGCAGTTTGAAAGTGGTCAATGAAGTTCTCACTGAGCTTGACTTAGGATTCAATGAAATAAGA GATGATGGGGCTTTTGCTATTGCCCAAGCACTCAAGGCTAATGAAGATGTGAAAATTACCTCTTTAAACCTTGCAAACAACTTCCTCACAAAATTTGGTCAG AGTGCTCTCTCTGATGCAAGAGACCATGTATACGAGATGAACGAGAAGGAAGTGAACATTGTTTTCTAG
- the LOC8270385 gene encoding snakin-2: MASRSLLLVAFFLFFITQVSSDIQIEDQTTQLVKGANRRLLPFMECGGLCKVRCSLHSRPNVCTRACGTCCYRCKCVPPGTSGNRDVCGKCYTDMTTHGNKTKCP; encoded by the exons ATGGCTTCGCGTTCCCTTCTTTTGGTGgcattttttctcttcttcattACCCAG GTTTCATCTGACATACAGATTGAAGACCAAACCACTCAGTTGGTTAAAGGAGCTAACAGAAGGCTCTTGCCATTCATGG AATGTGGAGGGCTGTGTAAGGTGAGGTGCAGTTTGCATTCAAGGCCAAATGTGTGCACAAGGGCATGTGGCACTTGCTGCTATAGGTGCAAGTGCGTTCCTCCAGGCACCTCTGGTAATAGAGATGTGTGCGGGAAATGCTACACTGACATGACCACTCATGGAAACAAGACCAAGTGCCCTTAG
- the LOC8270386 gene encoding UDP-glycosyltransferase 74B1 — protein MREETEYKGHVVVLPYPGQGHINPLLQFAKRLASKGVKITFATTHYTVNSICAPNVTVHAISDGFDEGGFAQAQEVDLYLKSFKANGSRTLSHLIQKFQDSNFPVNCIVYDSFLPWALDVARQHGIFGAPFFTNSATVSSIFCRLHHGFLSLPLDVEGDKPLLLPGLPPLYYSDLPTFLKIPESYPAYLTMKLNQFSNLDMADWIFANTFEELESKAVGGVSKLWPAKLIGPMVPSSYLDGRIDGDKGYGASLWKPLGEECLKWLETKQPQSVVYISFGSMVSLTVKQMEEIAWGLKESNLNFLWVVRESEMDKLPKGFIDSTSDKGLIVRWCNQLEMLAHQAIGCFVSHCGWNSTLEALSLGVSMVAIPQWADQLPNAKFIEEIWKVGVRGKVDERGVVRKQEVIRCLKEVMEGKKSEEIKKHARKWRQVAERTFDEGGSSAKNINDFVEHLAFANKKEEAKAKALSGFH, from the exons ATGAGAGAGGAAACAGAGTACAAAGGCCATGTTGTGGTGCTTCCATACCCAGGCCAAGGCCACATAAACCCTCTTCTCCAGTTCGCTAAACGTTTAGCTTCCAAAGGTGTAAAAATTACTTTTGCTACTACCCATTACACAGTCAACTCCATTTGTGCTCCTAATGTCACTGTTCATGCCATTTCAGATGGCTTTGATGAAGGTGGCTTTGCTCAAGCACAGGAAGTAGACTTGTATCTTAAGTCCTTTAAGGCTAATGGATCAAGAACTCTATCTCACCTCATCCAAAAATTTCAAGATTCTAATTTTCCAGTTAATTGTATTGTGTATGATTCTTTTCTGCCTTGGGCTCTTGATGTTGCTAGGCAACATGGTATCTTTGGTGCTCCATTCTTTACTAATTCAGCTACAGTTTCTAGCATTTTCTGTCGGTTGCACCAtggatttctttctttgccgCTTGATGTAGAGGGTGATAAGCCTTTGCTGTTACCTGGTCTGCCTCCATTATACTACTCTGACTTGCCAACTTTTCTCAAGATTCCTGAGAGCTACCCTGCTTATTTGACAATGAAATTGAATCAGTTCTCTAACTTGGACATGGCTGACTGGATTTTTGCCAACACCTTTGAAGAGTTAGAATCCAAG GCAGTGGGAGGCGTATCAAAGCTTTGGCCGGCGAAGTTGATTGGTCCAATGGTTCCATCTTCTTACTTGGATGGCCGGATTGATGGTGATAAAGGATATGGAGCCAGTTTATGGAAGCCACTGGGAGAAGAGTGTCTGAAATGGCTAGAAACGAAGCAACCTCAATCAGTGGTGTACATTTCTTTTGGAAGCATGGTGTCCCTAACAGTAAAACAGATGGAAGAGATTGCATGGGGCTTGAAGGAAAGCAACTTAAACTTCCTGTGGGTAGTGAGAGAATCCGAAATGGATAAACTTCCCAAAGGATTTATAGACTCAACGAGCGACAAGGGTTTAATAGTAAGATGGTGCAACCAGCTTGAAATGCTGGCCCACCAGGCCATAGGCTGCTTCGTGTCCCATTGCGGGTGGAATTCGACTCTTGAAGCACTCAGCCTTGGCGTATCAATGGTGGCTATACCGCAATGGGCCGACCAACTGCCAAATGCCAAGTTTATAGAAGAGATATGGAAGGTTGGAGTTAGAGGAAAAGTGGACGAAAGAGGAGTTGTGAGAAAACAAGAAGTGATTAGGTGTTTGAAAGAAGTAATGGAGGGAAAGAAAAGCGAAGAGATCAAGAAACACGCAAGAAAATGGAGGCAGGTAGCAGAAAGAACCTTTGATGAAGGAGGGAGCTCTGCTAAGAACATTAACGATTTTGTGGAGCATTTGGCATTTGCTAACAAGAAAGAAGAGGCAAAGGCAAAGGCTTTGAGTGGCTTTCATTAG
- the LOC8270387 gene encoding DEAD-box ATP-dependent RNA helicase 22: MLLYRSASVLHFYKFSSSSPKLLLISHFNHSYSHLSNSPLSSSLKIRFFCLSQSFGKNNRRFSTSAAAVLADKSGTDTFFANDDVSWSSLGLSDRLCRAISNSGLERPSLVQAASIPSILSGKDVVVAAETGSGKTHTYLVSLIDKLSNPKDDSEDLDSHEGLKLSLVLCPNVLLCEQVVRMASGLCDDNGQPLLNVTALGGRQGWPVKRPDIIVSTPAALLNNIDTRKQRRLNFMRLVKYVVFDEADMLLCGSFQNQVLRIINMLRFEEKQLSKGTDFAPKNIAELDSDSLGEVGLEDEEELQNESLSEEDEAYEGDIEIGDSKEEAEGGSIKKQDWRRVRKDYVRSKQYIFVAATLPINGKKTAGAVLKRMFPDANWISGNYLHCHNPRLQQKWIEVTVDTQVDALIDAVKQGSGSGLGVGVSRTMVFANTVDAVEAVVKILERAGIECYRYHKDTSLEERAETLVDFREKGGIFVCTDAAARGVDVPNVSHVIQADFATSAVDFLHRVGRTARAGQYGLVTSLYTDSNRDLVHAIRQAKKLGQPVETAFSRKRSFRNKLKKRGLSKVRDAPINEMARI, translated from the exons ATGCTACTGTATCGCTCTGCTTCAGTGCTCCATTTCTACAAATTCTCATCATCGTCGCCTAAACTCCTGCTAATCTCGCATTTCAACCACTCCTATTCACATCTCTCTAATTCTCCTCTATCTTCTTCACTCAAAATCCGCTTCTTTTGTCTCAGTCAAtcatttggaaaaaataatCGGCGGTTTTCCACTTCCGCAGCCGCTGTTCTCGCCGATAAAAGCGGAACAGATACTTTCTTCGCCAACGACGACGTTTCATGGTCTTCTCTGGGTTTATCTGATAGGCTTTGTCGAGCTATTTCTAATTCTGGTCTTGAAAGACCTTCTCTAGTTCAG GCTGCCTCTATACCATCAATACTATCAGGAAAGGATGTGGTAGTTGCTGCGGAAACTGGTAGTGGTAAAACGCATACATACCTAGTGTCTTTAATTGATAAGTTGAGCAATCCGAAGGATGATTCTGAAGATTTAGATTCCCATGAAGGGTTGAAACTTTCTCTAGTTCTTTGCCCTAATGTATTGTTGTGTGAGCAAGTAGTTCGAATGGCTAGTGGCCTTTGCGATGATAATGGTCAACCGCTTCTCAATGTCACTGCTCTTGGTGGTCGACAG GGATGGCCAGTTAAGAGACCGGATATCATTGTGTCGACGCCAGCTGCTCTTCTTAATAATATTGATACAAGAAAACAGCGGAGGTTGAATTTTATGCGTCTGGTGAAATATGTG GTGTTCGATGAGGCGGATATGCTTCTCTGCGGGAGCTTCCAGAATCAGGTTCTCCgtattattaatatgctcCGTTTTGAGGAAAAGCAATTGTCTAAAGGAACTGATTTTGCACCCAAGAATATTGCAGAATTAGATTCTGATTCTCTGGGGGAGGTTGGCTTGGAAGATGAAGAGGAGCTCCAAAATGAATCTCTCTCAGAAGAGGACGAAGCATATGAAGGTGATATTGAAATTGGGGACTCAAAAGAGGAAGCTGAAGGTGGGTCTATTAAGAAACAAGACTGGAGGAGAGTAAGAAAAGATTATGTACGCAGTAAGCAGTATATATTTGTCGCAGCCACCCTTCCTATTAATGGGAAAAAAACTGCTGGAGCAGTGTTGAAACGGATGTTTCCAGATGCCAACTGGATTAGTGGAAACTACCTTCATTGTCACAACCCTAG ATTGCAACAGAAGTGGATTGAAGTAACAGTTGATACCCAGGTGGATGCGCTCATAGATGCTGTGAAACAAGGATCTGGATCTGGTCTTGGTGTTGGTGTAAGTAGAACTATGGTTTTTGCAAACACTGTTGATGCAGTTGAAGCAGTAGTGAAAATATTGGAGAGAGCTGGGATTGAATGCTACCGTTATCATAAAGACACTTCTTTGGAAGAACGTGCAGAAACATTAGTTGATTTCCGAGAGAAAGGTGGAATTTTTGTGTGCACTGATGCTGCTGCACGGGGAGTTGATGTTCCAAATGTCTCGCATGTTATCCAG GCAGACTTTGCCACCTCTGCTGTAGATTTCTTGCACAGAGTTGGCCGTACAGCTCGAGCTGGTCAATATGGACTTGTTACTAGCCTGTATACTGATTCCAATCGAGATCTTGTTCATGCAATTCGTCAAGCAAAGAAACTGGGTCAGCCTGTG GAGACGGCTTTTAGCAGAAAAAGAAGCTTCAGAAATAAACTTAAGAAAAGAG GTTTAAGCAAAGTGAGAGATGCGCCAATTAATGAAATGGCAAGGATCTAG
- the LOC8270388 gene encoding LOW QUALITY PROTEIN: DNA polymerase lambda (The sequence of the model RefSeq protein was modified relative to this genomic sequence to represent the inferred CDS: deleted 4 bases in 3 codons; substituted 1 base at 1 genomic stop codon) translates to MYGGGEESCRGRGNQVEESKLPMAPKATAKNKTPSRDPNGMFSGMVVFLVENGVQSRRLQIWKQKLVQMGATIETRLSKKVTHVLAMNSNALLQQLDKERLQRLKVKVLVYQWLEDSLRLGKKVSEETYNVEVDLEEQSNKKQSLVGESTDGNASSGDEPSPRNKKVRSSSLEDNKNKPGEDDNALIEEPNSPSASSDSSDLTLSRASIGMKTPSNSPSNDPSSAYCPPDLNRNITEIFGKLINIYRALGDDRRSFSYYKAIPVTEKLPFKIESADQVKNLPGIGKSLQDHIQEIVTTGKLSKLEHFETDEKVRTISLFGEVWGIGPATALKLYEKGYRTLDDLKNESSLTHAQKLGLEYFDDIKTRIPRNEVQEMEQLLQKAGEEILPGVIHXNFCEELVCGGSYRRGKSSCGDLDVVITHPDRKSHKGFLPKFVKRLKEMKFLREDLVFSIHSEEGTDSGVDTYFGLCTYPGRGLRHRIDFKVYPRDIYAFGLIAWTGNDVLNRRLRLLAESKGFRLDDTGLFPATQASAGKRGSRATASLRLDTEKEVFDFLGFPWLEPHERNL, encoded by the exons ATGTACGGTGGAGGGGAGGAGTCGTGTAGAGGGAGAGGGAATCAGGTAGAAGAGTCTAAGCTTCCAATGGCGCCAAAAGCAAcagctaaaaataaaactccATCTCGTGATCCAAACGGAATGTTCTCTGGAATGGTGGTCTTCTTGGTAGAAAACGGAGTTCAATCCCGCCGATTACAG ATATGGAAGCAGAAACTGGTACAAATGGGAGCTACGATTGAGACTCGATTATCGAAAAAGGTAACACATGTTCTTGCGATGAATTCAAACGCGCTTCTCCAGCAACTGGACAAAGAGCGGTTACAACGACTCAAAGTA aaGGTGCTTGTTTATCAGTGGCTAGAGGACAGTTTGAGATTAGGAAAAAAGGTATCCGAGGAAACATACAATGTAGAAGTTGATTTAGAAGAGCAAAGTAATAAAAAACAGTCTTTAGTCGGTGAATCAACCGATGGAAATGCTTCTAGTGGTGATGAACCATCGCCTCGTAACAAAAAGGTGAGGTCTTCTTCTCTTGaagataacaaaaataaaccgGGTGAAGATGATAATGCGTTAATCGAGGAACCAAACTCTCCCTCCGCAAGTTCTGATAGCTCCGACCTCACTTTGAGCCGTGCAAGTATTGGTATGAAGACTCCCAGTAATAGTCCGAGCAATGAT CCATCCTCAGCATACTGTCCACCTGACTTAAACAGGAATATCACTGAAATATTTGGAAAACTAATCAATATATATAGGG CATTGGGTGATGATCGCAGGTCATTTAGCTATTATAAGGCTATTCCAGTTACTGAAAAGTTACCATTCAAAATTGAAAGTGCAGACCAGGTCAAAAATCTGCCTGGGATTGGGAAGTCACTGCAGGATCAT ATACAGGAGATTGTGACTACTGGGAAATTGTCCAAGTTGGAGCATTTT GAAACAGATGAAAAG GTACGGACAATTAGTTTATTTGGGGAAGTTTGGGGTATAGGTCCAGCCACTGCCCTCAAATTGTATGAGAAAGGATACCGTACGCTAGATGATCTTAAGAATGAGAGTTCATTAACACACGCT CAGAAATTAGGATTGgaatattttgatgatattaagACAAGAATTCCACGCAATGAG GTTCAAGAAATGGAACAACTTCTGCAGAAAGCTGGGGAAGAAATATTGCCTGGGGTAATACACTAAAACTTCTGCGAAGAGCTGGTTT GCGGAGGATCTTATAGACGTGGAAAATCATCTTGCGGAGATTTGGATGTGGTGATTACACACCCTGATCGAAAAAG TCATAAAGGTTTTCTGCCAAAATTCGTGAAGCGtttgaaagaaatgaagtTCTTAAGAGAGGATTTGGTATTTAGCATTCATAGTGAGGAG GGCACTGATTCAGGTGTTGACACATATTTTGGTCTTTGTACATATCCTGGAAGAGGACTGCGC CACCGCATAGATTTTAAG GTATATCCAAGGGATATATATGCATTTGGTTTGATAGCGTGGACTGGGAATGATGTACTGAACAGAAG GTTGAGACTGTTAGCAGAATCCAAAGGATTCCGGCTTGATGACACTGGATTGTTTCCAGCTACTCAGGCTTCAGCTGGCAAACGG GGCTCAAGGGCTACCGCGAGCCTGCGGCTTGACACCGAAAAAGAGGTGTTTGATTTCCTGGGCTTCCCTTGGCTTGAACCTCATGAAAGGAACCTATGA
- the LOC8280790 gene encoding protein PLASTID REDOX INSENSITIVE 2, chloroplastic gives MASWSKAPVSPTFNSCSVYSSSISRPFLSFLYSSSSPSTFTPLVLGSSSHLTNIRLARFHLFPYVTKNKGNNHICRAAEYKFPDPIPEFADVETEKFRTHLQKKLSKKGVCGDSIEEVVGICTEIFSTFLHSEYGGPGTLLVIPFCDMADTINERGLPGGPQAARAAVKWAQDHVDKDWKEWTGGDSK, from the exons ATGGCTTCCTGGAGTAAAGCTCCTGTTTCTCCAACGTTTAACTCCTGCTCCGTCTACTCTTCTTCAATTTCTCGCCCATTCCTTTCATTTCTttactcttcttcttctccctCCACTTTTACTCCGCTTGTTTTGGGCTCATCCTCTCATTTAACTAACATCAGACTCGCTCGCTTTCACTTATTCCCTTATGTCACCAAGAATAAGGGAAATAACCACATTTGCAGAGCAGCTGAGTACAAATTTCCAGACCCAATTCCCGAATTTGCTGATGTA GAGACGGAGAAATTCAGGACCCATCTTCAGAAGAAGCTTTCTAAGAAAGGGGTCTGTGGAGATTCAATTGAAGAAGTTGTAGGAATCTGCACTGAG ATATTCAGTACATTCTTGCACTCGGAATATGGCGGTCCTGGAACGCTCTTAGTTATTCCTTTCTGTGACATGGCTGATACAATAAATGAACGAGGTCTGCCTGGAGGACCACAAGCTGCACGTGCGGCAGTAAAATGGGCCCAGGATCATGTTGACAAGGATTGGAAAGAGTGGACTGGAGGTGACAGCAAGTGA